A genome region from Labrys wisconsinensis includes the following:
- the pip gene encoding prolyl aminopeptidase has product MPLDRSLEPDGTLRRGLYPEIEPYRTGRLDVGEGHSLYWELAGNPAGKPAVFLHGGPGAGCSPKHRRLFDPRRYNLLLFDQRGCGRSTPHAGLEANTTWHLVADIERLRREVIGAESWLVLGGSWGSTLALAYAQTHPGAVAALVLRGIFTLRRFELDWYYRRGASYFFPDKWEGFVRDLPPESLDDPILTYHRRLTGDDPAVRLAAARAWSVWEGETSSLLPEGPATSHAEEKFALAFARIENHYFVHGGWMEEGQLLRDAGKLAEIPGVIVQGRYDMVCPPITAWELSKRWPRAEFHLVNDSGHSFAEPGTLHRLIAATDRFGR; this is encoded by the coding sequence CCCGACGGCACGTTGCGCCGCGGGCTCTATCCGGAGATCGAACCCTACCGGACCGGCCGGCTCGACGTCGGCGAGGGCCACAGCCTCTACTGGGAGCTGGCCGGCAATCCGGCCGGCAAGCCGGCGGTCTTCCTGCACGGCGGCCCGGGCGCCGGCTGCTCGCCCAAGCATCGCCGCCTGTTCGACCCCCGGCGCTACAACCTGCTGCTGTTCGACCAGCGCGGCTGCGGCCGCTCGACGCCGCATGCCGGCCTGGAGGCCAACACGACCTGGCACCTCGTCGCCGATATCGAGCGCCTGCGCCGCGAGGTGATCGGGGCGGAGAGCTGGCTGGTGCTCGGCGGCTCCTGGGGCTCGACCCTGGCGCTCGCCTATGCCCAGACCCATCCCGGCGCCGTCGCGGCGCTGGTGCTGCGCGGTATCTTCACGCTGCGGCGCTTCGAGCTCGACTGGTACTACCGCCGCGGCGCGTCCTATTTCTTCCCCGACAAGTGGGAGGGCTTCGTCCGCGACCTGCCGCCGGAGTCGCTGGACGACCCGATCCTGACCTATCACCGCCGCCTCACGGGCGATGACCCGGCGGTGCGCCTCGCTGCGGCGCGGGCCTGGAGCGTGTGGGAGGGCGAGACCTCGAGCCTGCTGCCGGAGGGGCCGGCGACCAGCCATGCCGAGGAGAAGTTCGCCCTCGCCTTCGCCCGGATCGAGAACCACTATTTCGTGCATGGCGGCTGGATGGAGGAGGGCCAGCTCCTGCGCGATGCCGGCAAGCTGGCCGAGATCCCCGGCGTGATCGTGCAAGGGCGCTACGACATGGTCTGCCCGCCGATCACCGCCTGGGAGCTCTCCAAGCGCTGGCCCAGGGCCGAGTTCCACCTGGTCAACGATTCCGGCCATTCCTTCGCCGAGCCGGGCACGCTGCACCGGCTGATCGCCGCCACCGACCGCTTCGGCCGCTGA
- a CDS encoding inositol monophosphatase family protein: protein MDSVALQDRFDFASRLIEEAGALALGYFHRLGSLTIKSKGLQDMASEADLETEVLIRDRLKQRFPQDGFLGEETGRDGLGTPEAIWVVDPIDGTQPFVNGMTSWCVSIALVVDGVVEMGFVVSPARGELFIGRRGGEATLNGRPIRVAEASSLTQGMLGVGYSPRVSPANFLPLFSRLLHQGGMFVRDGSGALSLCYVACGRLIGYVEMHINSWDCLGAVAIIEAAGGRTNDFLAGDGLWKGNRMIAGPASLYPALAALFEETAAA, encoded by the coding sequence ATGGACAGCGTTGCACTCCAGGACCGTTTCGACTTCGCCTCCCGCCTGATCGAGGAGGCCGGCGCGCTGGCGCTCGGCTATTTCCACCGGCTCGGCTCGCTCACCATCAAGAGCAAGGGCCTGCAGGACATGGCCAGCGAAGCCGACCTCGAGACCGAGGTGCTGATCCGCGACCGCCTGAAGCAGCGCTTCCCGCAGGACGGCTTCCTCGGCGAGGAGACCGGCCGGGACGGCCTCGGCACGCCCGAAGCCATCTGGGTGGTCGATCCCATCGACGGTACCCAGCCCTTCGTCAACGGCATGACCAGCTGGTGCGTGTCGATCGCGCTGGTGGTGGACGGCGTCGTCGAGATGGGCTTCGTCGTGAGCCCGGCCCGCGGCGAACTGTTCATCGGCCGCCGCGGCGGCGAGGCGACGCTCAACGGCCGGCCGATCCGTGTCGCCGAGGCCTCCAGCCTGACCCAGGGCATGCTGGGCGTCGGCTACTCGCCCCGTGTCTCGCCCGCGAACTTCCTGCCCCTGTTCAGCCGGCTGCTGCACCAGGGCGGCATGTTCGTCCGCGACGGCTCGGGCGCCCTCTCCCTGTGCTACGTCGCCTGCGGGCGGCTGATCGGCTATGTCGAGATGCACATCAATTCCTGGGACTGCCTCGGCGCCGTCGCGATCATCGAGGCCGCCGGCGGCCGGACCAACGATTTCCTGGCCGGCGACGGCCTGTGGAAGGGCAATCGCATGATCGCCGGGCCGGCGAGCCTCTATCCCGCGCTCGCCGCCCTGTTCGAGGAGACCGCGGCCGCCTGA
- a CDS encoding ROK family protein, with protein MLIGIDWGGTKIEGVALEPDGRELARLREDTPRHDYPGCIRLIRDIIERLERQTGRTGTIGIGIPGSLEPKSRLGKGASSTWLLGQPVEKDVREALGREIRMENDADCLAASEAVDGAGAGYNVVFAVILGSGAGAGIAVGGRAHHGPNNSAGDWGHNPLPFPTINEIPGEPCYCGKRGCMETFVSGRAFQADYARHTGQELLARDILARMRAGDRLARLIWNRYVDRVARGLSVVVNTLDPDIFVMGGGMSNVDELYDDLPPALASYTFSPVFETPIRKAVHGDSSGVRGAAWLWKDG; from the coding sequence ATGCTGATCGGCATCGATTGGGGCGGCACCAAGATCGAAGGCGTCGCGCTGGAGCCGGACGGCCGGGAGCTCGCCCGCCTGCGGGAAGACACGCCGCGGCACGACTATCCCGGCTGCATCCGGCTGATCCGCGACATCATCGAGCGCCTGGAGCGGCAGACCGGCCGGACCGGCACGATCGGCATCGGCATTCCCGGCTCGCTCGAGCCGAAATCCCGCCTCGGCAAGGGGGCGAGCTCGACCTGGCTGCTCGGCCAGCCGGTGGAGAAGGACGTGCGCGAGGCTCTCGGGCGCGAGATCCGCATGGAGAACGACGCCGACTGCCTCGCCGCCTCCGAGGCGGTGGACGGCGCGGGCGCCGGCTACAACGTGGTGTTCGCCGTCATCCTCGGCTCGGGCGCCGGTGCCGGCATCGCCGTCGGCGGGCGGGCCCATCACGGCCCGAACAACAGCGCCGGCGACTGGGGCCACAATCCCCTGCCCTTCCCGACCATCAACGAGATTCCCGGCGAGCCCTGCTATTGCGGCAAGCGCGGCTGCATGGAGACCTTCGTCTCCGGCCGGGCCTTCCAGGCCGACTATGCCCGCCATACCGGGCAGGAGCTCTTGGCCAGGGACATCCTCGCCCGCATGCGGGCGGGCGACCGGCTGGCGCGCCTCATATGGAACCGCTATGTCGACCGTGTCGCCCGGGGCCTGTCCGTCGTCGTCAACACGCTCGATCCCGACATCTTCGTCATGGGTGGCGGCATGTCGAATGTCGACGAGCTCTACGACGACCTGCCCCCGGCGCTGGCGAGCTATACCTTCTCGCCGGTGTTCGAGACGCCGATCCGCAAGGCCGTCCACGGCGATTCCAGCGGCGTGCGCGGCGCCGCCTGGCTGTGGAAGGACGGCTGA
- a CDS encoding ROK family transcriptional regulator produces the protein MRELGTIDGPWPAPPRGGRRARAGTAPDEAGGPSRGTNQAGVKLYNERLVLSLIRAHGSLSKVEIARITGLSAQTSSVIMKQLESDGLLRRQAPLRGKVGQPSVPFALDPEGSFAIGLKVGRRSADLVLMDFVGAPRRLVRSAYAYPEPGRLAAFVEAGLAEITAALAPAQRARICGLGIAAPFEMWSWEAEVGAPAAVIEAWRHADIAATVRALVPWPVHFCKDATAACAAELAFGRHGRLANYLYVFVATLVGGGVVLDGSLYPGRAGYAGSIGSVLVAAPACEPPGVQRLIRCASLSTLEAMLRRAGLDPAVLGGAGDWGDLGAPLEQWIEQASDGLSMAIGSAVAVIDFEAVVIDGACPAPVRARLVERTRDKVERTAPQGVAPVEVVEGSIGRDARVLGAASLPLLAGFARDRDLLFRAGA, from the coding sequence GTGCGCGAGCTTGGAACCATCGACGGGCCTTGGCCTGCGCCGCCGCGGGGCGGACGGCGAGCGCGCGCCGGCACCGCGCCGGACGAGGCAGGCGGTCCCAGCCGCGGCACCAACCAGGCCGGCGTCAAGCTCTACAACGAGCGCCTGGTCCTGTCGCTGATCCGGGCCCATGGCAGCCTCTCCAAGGTCGAGATCGCCCGGATCACCGGCCTCTCCGCCCAGACCAGCTCGGTGATCATGAAACAGCTGGAGAGCGACGGGCTGCTGCGCCGGCAGGCGCCGCTGCGCGGCAAGGTCGGCCAGCCCTCCGTCCCCTTCGCGCTCGATCCGGAAGGATCCTTCGCCATCGGCCTCAAGGTCGGGCGGCGCAGCGCCGACCTGGTGCTGATGGATTTCGTCGGCGCGCCGCGCCGGCTCGTCCGCTCCGCCTATGCCTATCCCGAGCCCGGCCGTCTCGCGGCCTTCGTGGAGGCGGGCCTCGCCGAGATCACCGCTGCGCTGGCGCCGGCGCAGCGGGCCCGGATCTGCGGCCTCGGCATTGCCGCGCCGTTCGAGATGTGGAGCTGGGAGGCCGAGGTCGGCGCGCCGGCGGCGGTGATCGAGGCCTGGCGGCACGCGGACATCGCCGCGACCGTGCGCGCCCTGGTGCCCTGGCCGGTGCATTTCTGCAAGGATGCGACCGCGGCCTGCGCCGCGGAGCTCGCCTTTGGCCGGCACGGGCGCCTGGCGAACTATCTCTATGTCTTCGTCGCCACGCTGGTCGGCGGCGGCGTCGTGCTCGACGGCAGCCTCTATCCCGGCCGGGCCGGCTATGCCGGATCCATCGGCTCGGTGCTCGTCGCCGCTCCCGCTTGCGAGCCGCCGGGCGTGCAGCGCCTGATCCGCTGCGCTTCGCTGTCCACGCTGGAGGCCATGCTGCGCCGCGCCGGGCTCGATCCCGCCGTGCTCGGCGGCGCCGGCGACTGGGGCGACCTCGGGGCGCCGCTGGAGCAATGGATCGAGCAGGCCTCGGACGGGCTGAGCATGGCGATCGGCTCGGCCGTGGCCGTGATCGACTTCGAGGCGGTGGTGATCGACGGCGCCTGCCCGGCGCCGGTCCGGGCCCGGCTCGTCGAGCGCACCCGCGACAAGGTGGAACGGACCGCGCCGCAGGGCGTGGCGCCGGTTGAGGTGGTCGAGGGCTCGATCGGTCGCGACGCCCGGGTGCTCGGCGCCGCCAGCCTGCCGCTGCTCGCCGGCTTCGCCCGGGACCGCGACCTTCTGTTCAGGGCCGGCGCCTGA
- a CDS encoding substrate-binding domain-containing protein translates to MAISRRAVGLGILGLSAAATGALVYGRSSPLIRGYLGEETKLFGFIGGEKERFLANPDVVSALRRHGGLVLDARRAGSVEMARERTLLDQKPQFLWPSSSVLVDLARASGVKIQRDQVILNSPIVVYSWDVVAKGLVAAGLAQPDGAVRYRLDLARLLDAILQNRAWADIGVPSLYGRARLLSTDPNRSNSGFMFAGLAANLLAGEVATPQSLTVVGDKVQAIFTGMGYKPSSSGKMFEDYIAGGPGAQPLIVGYENQLVEWVLEDEARWSRLEAAAPAKPVILYPQPTVFSAHPLIAIDETANALIDALMSPDVQEIAWTKHGFRGPLGTSGEIDTPLVKDRILPRIDQVLPMPDIRTMLALIDRLAA, encoded by the coding sequence ATGGCGATCAGCCGCCGCGCCGTCGGCCTCGGCATTCTCGGGCTCAGCGCCGCCGCCACCGGCGCGCTGGTCTATGGCCGCTCCAGCCCGCTGATCCGCGGCTATCTCGGCGAGGAGACCAAGCTGTTCGGCTTCATCGGCGGGGAGAAGGAGCGCTTCCTCGCCAATCCCGACGTGGTCTCCGCCCTGCGCCGCCATGGCGGCCTGGTGCTGGACGCGCGCCGGGCCGGCAGCGTCGAGATGGCGCGCGAGCGGACGCTGCTCGACCAGAAGCCGCAATTCCTCTGGCCGTCCTCGTCCGTCCTGGTTGATCTCGCCCGCGCCAGCGGCGTGAAGATCCAGCGTGACCAGGTGATCCTGAACTCGCCGATCGTGGTCTATTCCTGGGACGTGGTCGCCAAGGGCCTCGTCGCCGCCGGCCTGGCCCAGCCGGACGGGGCGGTGCGCTATCGTCTCGACCTGGCGCGGCTCCTCGATGCCATCCTGCAGAACCGGGCCTGGGCGGACATCGGGGTGCCCAGCCTCTATGGCCGGGCGCGCCTGCTCTCCACCGACCCGAACCGCTCCAATTCCGGCTTCATGTTCGCGGGCCTCGCGGCCAACCTCCTCGCCGGCGAGGTGGCGACACCCCAGAGCCTCACCGTGGTCGGCGACAAGGTGCAGGCGATCTTTACCGGCATGGGCTACAAGCCGAGCTCTTCCGGCAAGATGTTCGAGGACTACATCGCCGGTGGCCCCGGCGCGCAGCCGCTGATCGTCGGCTACGAAAATCAGCTCGTCGAATGGGTGCTGGAGGACGAGGCGCGCTGGAGCCGGCTCGAGGCCGCCGCGCCGGCCAAGCCGGTGATCCTCTATCCCCAGCCGACCGTGTTCTCGGCCCATCCGCTGATCGCCATCGACGAGACGGCAAATGCGTTGATCGACGCCCTGATGAGCCCAGACGTCCAGGAGATCGCCTGGACGAAGCACGGCTTCCGCGGCCCGCTCGGCACCTCCGGGGAGATCGACACGCCCCTGGTGAAGGACCGCATCCTGCCGCGCATCGACCAGGTGCTGCCGATGCCCGACATCCGCACCATGCTGGCGCTGATCGACCGCCTGGCGGCCTGA
- a CDS encoding 5-bromo-4-chloroindolyl phosphate hydrolysis family protein, whose amino-acid sequence MAGGSGNGLNHVLGGVVAAVAVPAAVFGLNLPFLVALPLAAGLYLGTAFLFAPRRAADRIDPARVGRAQAELVGGLIEDGEALVARLREASRRLRSQRAAGIAAHMAEIAHGILERLAAEPGKLSAVRRFLGYYLPRSAEIAEGMVVVEGQRTTDARRLAEIEDVMVRLDHAFTFYADSFAQAELDALDVELRLLSRSLAEDIGPAPHSKGAS is encoded by the coding sequence ATGGCTGGAGGCAGCGGCAACGGCTTGAACCATGTGCTCGGCGGGGTGGTCGCGGCCGTCGCCGTGCCCGCTGCGGTGTTCGGCCTCAATCTGCCCTTCCTCGTCGCCCTGCCGCTGGCGGCCGGGCTCTATCTCGGCACCGCCTTCCTGTTCGCGCCCCGGCGCGCGGCCGATCGCATCGACCCCGCCCGCGTCGGCCGGGCCCAGGCCGAGCTCGTCGGCGGGCTGATCGAGGACGGCGAGGCGCTGGTCGCGCGGCTGCGCGAGGCCTCGCGTCGCCTGCGCTCGCAGCGGGCGGCCGGGATCGCGGCACACATGGCCGAGATCGCCCATGGCATCCTCGAGCGTCTCGCCGCCGAGCCGGGCAAGCTGTCGGCCGTCCGGCGCTTCCTCGGCTATTACCTGCCCCGCTCCGCCGAGATCGCCGAAGGCATGGTGGTGGTGGAGGGTCAGCGCACCACCGATGCCCGCCGGCTGGCCGAGATCGAGGACGTGATGGTGAGGCTCGACCATGCCTTCACCTTCTATGCCGACAGCTTCGCGCAGGCCGAGCTCGACGCCCTCGATGTCGAGCTCAGACTGCTCAGCCGGTCGCTTGCGGAGGATATCGGCCCGGCGCCGCACAGCAAGGGAGCTTCGTGA
- a CDS encoding vWA domain-containing protein codes for MTARTAIVTARTAMRPGAGFARFLRLALAIPVLAGALASCSRPGPDITIVAGSENKPLEPLVQEFCTAHSAKCSFVYKGSLDIGFGLKSTSDPLQADVIWPAASIWVDLFDEGRRVKHLQSISQSPVVLGVRKSKAEALGWTGREVTTADILAAVRDGKLKFLMSSATQSNSGAGAYLAMLTTAVGKDLLGEADLASADVRDKARSLLAGVERTSGSSGWLGDLFLDQDQRGIHYDAMWNYESVLKETNDTLVARGSEPLWLVYPKDGVAVSDGPLGYLDRGRGSEVETFVLDLQKFLLGDDAQKRIAATGRRIGPGRAEAAKPVADWNFDPSRPITAIRPPEPKVIWAALNLYQDALRRPSLTTLCLDVSGSMDGPGIDQLRAAMTFLFTPDTTRDLLVQWSSEDRIFAIAFSSAPGPAMPGSGAPADQERLKEWGAGLRADGGTDMYACAWQALRAMTPVLGTGRFLPAIVIMTDGQSQGDLQGFLQAWREDGHKVPVFGITFGDADRTQLDRLAAETGGRVFDGRSGLVDAFRAVRGYN; via the coding sequence GTGACGGCGCGGACCGCCATCGTGACGGCGCGGACCGCCATGCGGCCTGGAGCGGGCTTCGCGCGCTTCCTGCGGCTCGCCCTCGCCATCCCTGTGCTTGCCGGCGCCCTCGCCTCCTGCTCGCGCCCGGGCCCGGACATCACCATCGTCGCCGGCTCGGAGAACAAGCCGCTGGAGCCGCTGGTGCAGGAGTTCTGCACCGCACACAGCGCCAAGTGCAGCTTCGTCTACAAGGGCTCGCTCGACATCGGCTTCGGCCTGAAGTCGACCAGCGATCCCCTGCAGGCGGACGTGATCTGGCCGGCGGCCTCGATCTGGGTCGATCTGTTCGACGAAGGCCGCAGGGTCAAGCACCTGCAGTCGATCTCCCAGAGCCCGGTCGTCCTCGGCGTGCGCAAGAGCAAGGCCGAGGCGCTCGGCTGGACCGGGCGCGAGGTGACGACCGCCGACATCCTCGCCGCCGTGCGCGACGGCAAGCTGAAATTCCTGATGTCGTCGGCGACGCAGTCGAATTCCGGCGCCGGCGCCTATCTCGCCATGCTGACGACGGCGGTCGGCAAGGACCTCCTCGGCGAGGCGGATCTCGCCAGCGCCGACGTGCGCGACAAGGCGCGGTCCCTGCTGGCGGGCGTGGAACGAACGTCCGGATCGAGCGGCTGGCTCGGCGACCTCTTCCTCGACCAGGACCAGCGCGGCATCCATTACGATGCGATGTGGAACTACGAATCGGTGCTCAAGGAGACCAACGACACGCTGGTCGCCCGCGGCAGCGAGCCGCTCTGGCTGGTCTATCCCAAGGATGGCGTGGCCGTGTCGGACGGACCGCTCGGCTATCTCGACCGCGGCCGCGGCAGCGAGGTGGAGACCTTCGTGCTCGATCTGCAGAAATTCCTGCTCGGCGACGACGCGCAGAAGCGCATCGCCGCCACCGGCCGGCGCATCGGACCGGGCCGGGCCGAGGCGGCCAAGCCGGTCGCCGACTGGAATTTCGACCCGTCGCGACCGATCACCGCGATCCGCCCGCCGGAACCGAAGGTGATCTGGGCTGCCCTCAACCTCTATCAGGACGCGCTGCGGCGGCCCTCGCTGACGACCCTGTGCCTCGATGTCTCGGGCAGCATGGACGGCCCGGGCATCGACCAGCTGCGCGCAGCCATGACCTTCCTGTTCACGCCGGACACGACGCGCGACCTCCTGGTGCAATGGTCGTCGGAGGACCGCATCTTCGCCATCGCCTTTTCCAGCGCGCCCGGCCCGGCCATGCCGGGGAGCGGCGCCCCGGCGGACCAGGAGCGGCTGAAGGAGTGGGGCGCCGGGCTCAGGGCCGACGGCGGCACCGACATGTATGCCTGCGCCTGGCAGGCCCTGCGCGCCATGACGCCCGTTCTCGGCACCGGGCGCTTCCTGCCGGCCATCGTCATCATGACCGACGGCCAGAGCCAGGGCGATCTGCAGGGCTTCCTGCAGGCCTGGCGCGAGGACGGGCACAAGGTGCCGGTGTTCGGCATCACCTTCGGCGACGCCGACCGGACCCAGCTCGATCGCCTGGCGGCCGAGACCGGCGGCCGGGTGTTCGACGGGCGGTCCGGCCTGGTGGACGCGTTCCGCGCGGTGCGGGGATATAATTGA
- a CDS encoding toxic anion resistance protein encodes MAETPAPSSTLPAVVANPALVAEIKGGIDLGDRALVTGFGEKAQRDVTAFADRILAQTRNREMGDTGKLLLDVIEKARGLDPAQVQKAGFFEKLISSAESRLRRFVGRFEDVAGQIEGINIQLDRHKDDLRRDISLLDDLHEETKRSIQALEAHIEAGKAFAADFRAGRLAELKTRADTAQAGGDGLMAAQDYQDAAQGLDRLEKRVFYLQQARQIGIQQLPQIRVVQAGDETLIENLQATTELTIPVWKQKMVLLLGLTRQSAALDLQKTVTDATNQMMRQASDMMKTQAIEIEKQAQRGIIDIATLEKTNRDLIDTVNGVLAVQRQGRQKRAEAEQRMEQLTGELRTALASASA; translated from the coding sequence ATGGCCGAAACCCCAGCCCCATCGTCGACGCTGCCGGCGGTCGTCGCCAACCCAGCCCTGGTGGCTGAGATCAAGGGGGGAATCGACCTCGGCGACCGGGCGCTGGTGACCGGCTTCGGCGAGAAGGCCCAGCGCGACGTCACCGCCTTCGCCGACCGGATCCTCGCCCAGACCCGCAACCGGGAGATGGGCGACACCGGCAAGCTCCTGCTCGACGTGATCGAGAAGGCGCGCGGCCTCGATCCGGCGCAGGTGCAGAAGGCCGGCTTCTTCGAGAAGCTGATCTCCTCGGCCGAGAGCCGGCTGCGCCGCTTCGTCGGCCGCTTCGAGGACGTCGCCGGCCAGATCGAGGGCATCAACATCCAGCTCGACAGGCACAAGGACGACCTGCGCCGCGACATCTCCCTGCTCGACGACCTGCACGAGGAGACCAAGCGCTCGATCCAGGCGCTCGAGGCCCATATCGAGGCCGGCAAGGCCTTCGCCGCCGACTTCCGGGCCGGCCGCCTGGCGGAGCTGAAGACGCGGGCCGATACGGCGCAGGCCGGCGGCGACGGCCTGATGGCCGCGCAGGATTACCAGGACGCCGCCCAGGGGCTCGACCGGCTGGAGAAGCGCGTCTTCTATCTCCAGCAGGCCCGCCAGATCGGCATCCAGCAATTGCCGCAGATCCGCGTGGTCCAGGCCGGCGACGAGACGCTGATCGAGAACCTGCAGGCGACGACCGAGCTCACCATCCCGGTCTGGAAGCAGAAGATGGTGCTGCTGCTCGGCCTGACCCGCCAGTCCGCCGCGCTCGACCTGCAGAAGACGGTCACCGACGCCACCAACCAGATGATGCGCCAAGCCTCCGACATGATGAAGACGCAGGCGATCGAGATCGAGAAGCAGGCCCAGCGCGGCATCATCGACATCGCAACGCTGGAGAAGACCAACCGCGACCTCATCGACACCGTCAACGGCGTGCTGGCCGTGCAGCGGCAGGGCCGCCAGAAGCGTGCCGAGGCGGAGCAGCGCATGGAGCAGCTCACCGGCGAATTGCGGACCGCCCTGGCGAGCGCGTCGGCGTGA
- a CDS encoding CDP-alcohol phosphatidyltransferase family protein — protein sequence MSVTIPNLITIARFCLAPVVVWCIVEGEWHWAFWLFVAAGASDGIDGFIAKRFDQRSELGAAIDPLADKVLLISIFVSLGIAGELALWLVILVVFRDLMIISGVVLARFLDKPVAIAPSLVSKLNTAVQIGFVGLILFLKGFGFELPDVTAAGAVAVAALTVASTLPYLRQWLRHMAG from the coding sequence ATGTCCGTGACGATTCCCAACCTGATCACCATCGCCCGGTTCTGCCTCGCCCCGGTCGTGGTCTGGTGCATCGTCGAGGGGGAATGGCACTGGGCCTTCTGGCTGTTCGTCGCTGCCGGCGCCTCCGACGGCATCGACGGCTTCATCGCCAAGCGCTTCGACCAGCGCTCCGAGCTCGGTGCGGCGATCGATCCGCTGGCCGACAAGGTGCTGCTGATCTCCATCTTCGTCTCGCTCGGCATCGCCGGGGAGCTGGCGCTGTGGCTGGTCATCCTGGTGGTGTTCCGCGACCTGATGATCATCAGCGGCGTCGTGCTGGCCCGCTTCCTCGACAAGCCCGTCGCCATCGCGCCGTCCCTGGTGTCCAAGCTCAACACGGCGGTGCAGATCGGCTTCGTCGGCCTCATCCTGTTCCTCAAGGGTTTCGGCTTCGAGCTGCCGGACGTGACGGCGGCGGGGGCGGTGGCCGTCGCGGCCTTGACCGTCGCTTCGACGCTCCCCTATCTGCGGCAATGGCTGCGCCACATGGCGGGCTGA
- a CDS encoding AI-2E family transporter, with amino-acid sequence MTFQRQLAFWIGALVVLVLLLWLLSGVMLPFVAGIVVAYFLNPVADRFVRLGLPRWAAASVILLIFVMIFVTALLLLVPILGDQLAGFRARLPSYISSLQRILAELNSGWLGTLIGDRLPDIQKSLADSVGQGASMLGSFVASIWSGGQAIFSVISVLVVTPVVAFYILLDWNRMVGTVDNWLPRQHVATIRGIAGDIDRAIAGFVRGQATVCLLLGLFYGTGLSVVGLSFGFLIGLCAGFVSFIPYVGSILGFVVAMGVALVQSWPGWHLPALVAVVFGIGQFLEGNILSPRLVGSSVGLHPVWLMFALLAAGSLFGFVGLMVAVPVAAAIGVLVRFALGRYLDSPLYTGEAPAAPAKAEVAE; translated from the coding sequence ATGACCTTCCAGCGCCAGCTTGCCTTCTGGATCGGCGCGCTCGTCGTGCTGGTGCTGCTGCTGTGGCTGCTCAGCGGCGTGATGCTGCCCTTCGTCGCCGGCATCGTCGTGGCCTATTTCCTCAATCCCGTGGCGGACCGCTTCGTGCGCCTGGGCCTGCCGCGCTGGGCGGCGGCGAGCGTGATCCTGCTCATCTTCGTCATGATCTTCGTCACGGCGCTGCTGCTGCTGGTGCCGATCCTGGGCGACCAGCTCGCCGGCTTCCGGGCGCGCCTGCCCTCCTATATCTCCTCGCTCCAGCGCATCCTGGCCGAGCTCAACTCGGGCTGGCTCGGCACGCTGATCGGCGACAGGCTGCCGGACATCCAGAAATCCCTGGCCGATTCGGTCGGGCAGGGCGCCTCGATGCTGGGCTCCTTCGTCGCCTCGATCTGGTCGGGAGGGCAGGCGATCTTCAGCGTCATCAGCGTGCTGGTGGTGACGCCCGTTGTCGCCTTCTACATCCTGCTCGACTGGAACCGCATGGTCGGCACGGTGGACAACTGGCTGCCGCGCCAGCACGTCGCCACCATCCGCGGCATCGCCGGCGACATCGACCGCGCCATCGCCGGCTTCGTGCGCGGCCAGGCGACGGTGTGCCTGCTGCTCGGCCTGTTCTACGGCACCGGCCTCAGCGTGGTCGGCCTCAGCTTCGGCTTCCTGATCGGCCTGTGCGCCGGCTTCGTCTCCTTCATCCCCTATGTCGGCTCGATCCTGGGCTTCGTCGTCGCCATGGGCGTGGCGCTGGTGCAGTCCTGGCCGGGCTGGCACCTGCCCGCCCTGGTGGCGGTGGTATTCGGGATCGGCCAGTTCCTGGAAGGCAACATCCTGTCGCCGCGGCTGGTCGGCTCCTCGGTCGGGCTGCATCCGGTCTGGCTGATGTTCGCGCTGCTGGCCGCCGGCTCGCTGTTCGGCTTCGTCGGCCTCATGGTGGCCGTGCCGGTCGCCGCCGCGATCGGCGTGCTGGTGCGCTTCGCGCTCGGCCGCTATCTCGACAGCCCGCTCTATACCGGCGAGGCTCCGGCCGCGCCGGCGAAGGCGGAGGTGGCGGAGTGA